A region of Malaclemys terrapin pileata isolate rMalTer1 chromosome 5, rMalTer1.hap1, whole genome shotgun sequence DNA encodes the following proteins:
- the LOC128838395 gene encoding uncharacterized protein LOC128838395 codes for MSERGYSRDATQCRVKIKELRQGYQKTKEANGRSGSHPQTSRFYEALHSILGAAATTTPPVTVDSEDGILSTAGSSDMLADGEDEEGEEVDEAVDSTHNADFPDSQDLFITLTEIPYQPSPAVTPDTESGEGSATPSATVSQPSLASHSQRLARIRHRKKRTREDMFSELMACSRAQAAQQTQWRENLSQMQQANMDREERWRQEDQQATQTLLGLLREQTDTLRRLVDVLQERRQEDRAPLQSISNRPPPPPSPIPPSPKVHRRRGGRVHANSHSTPAESSSSRRLSFPKI; via the exons atgtcagagagaggatacagccgggatgcaacgcagtgccgcgtgaaaatcaaggagctgagacaaggctaccagaagaccaaagaggcaaacggacgctccggatcccatccccagacatcccgtttctacgaggcactgcattccatcctaggtgcagccgccaccactaccccaccagtgaccgtggactctgaggatgggatattgtccacggccggatcctcggacatgttagcggacggggaagatgaggaaggagaagaggtggacgaggcagtcgacagcactcacaacgctgatttccccgacagccaggatctcttcatcacccttacagagatcccctaccaaccgtccccagccgttaccccggacacagaatctggggaaggatcagcca ccccatctgcgactgtctcacaacctagcctggcatcacactcccagaggctagcgaggattaggcataggaagaagaggacacgggaggacatgttctcagagcttatggcctgctcccgagcccaggcagcacagcagacccagtggcgggagaacttgtcccaaatgcagcaagcaaacatggatcgggaggagaggtggcggcaggaagaccagcaggcgactcaaaccctgcttggactactgagggagcaaacggacacgctccggcgccttgtggatgttctgcaggaacggaggcaggaggacagagccccgctgcagtccatctctaaccgccctcccccgccaccaagtcccatacccccctcacccaaagtgcacagaaggagaggcggcagagtccacgcaaactctcactccacccctgcagagagctctagtagcagaaggctctcattccccaaaatttga